The sequence ATACCTCAATATTGGAAGATATGCCTCTGATTTTCTGCGTAAATCCAGTAAACTTCCCCCTTACACCATCCAGGATTATCATTATGTGGATTCTGCGATGGCTCAGGGTAAAGGACTCATAGTTCTTCTGGCACACTATGGGAACTGGGAGTTTCTGGCGGAGGTTTTTGGAAGGATGGTAAATGATCTTAATGTGGTAGCCAAACCGATGAAAAACGAGATCGTTGACAGATGGCTTGCAGAGAAACGGGATGGAGCATCTGTAAAGACAATCTTTACTCATCAGGCTCTGCGCAAGATGATGGAAGTGATGAAAAGAAACGGGATTGTCGCCATACTGATAGACCAGCATGCCGGAAAACATGGCACAATGGTACCGTTTTTAGGGAAAGAGGCAAACACGGTCAGAACAGTGGCCGGAATAGCCAGAAAAACCGGCTGTGAAGTTCTGGCGATCTCCGCGATAATGGAAAAAGGCGAAAACAGTTACAAGATTGTCCTTGAGAAACCCCAACCTCCTGATCTTGCTTGCAAAAGTGAAGATGAATGTATAGCTGAATATCAGCGGATTCACAATGAGATAATTTCAGAGTGGATCCGCAAAAGACCGGAACACTGGTTTGGATGGTTCCATAAGCGTTTCCGGGGAATTATCAGTTATCCTTAATCCGGCCGCATACCTTTCCCTTTGGAAAAGTATGCAGGCCGGCAGATGATTTCTCTTATACTCTATTGAACTGTTGAGCTCTCCCGACATTCTCCCTGTCGCGTGCCCTGCTTATACGCAGGTTGCGCCCGCCAAACATCGTATCACTCAACTCTGCTATGGCACTATCAGCATTTGCATCCTCCAGCTCGATAAATCCGAAACCCCTTGGACGGCCTGATTCCCGGTCTGATATAAGCACAACAGAATGAATCGGTTCGTATTTGGAGAAAAACTTCCTGACATCACTCTCTGTGGTTCTGTAGGGCAAATTACCAATATAAAGCTTCTGAGACATACTGCGCTTCCTTTGAAAATGGTGAAATGTTGAAAGGGTACATGAAATCTGGGACAGGCCTGTCACAAGTTTTCATTTTTGCGATCCATTGATCATGCAAAAACTGTTCCATTCCAAAAAAGCCTTAAATGGACAATTACCCGTGTCTATTAGGCCTTTTCTCACCAGAAAAATTCCATTAGTGCAAAAATGATTTTCAAAATAGGAATTGAATGCAGGAATTTCTTTGTGATGACAGGAATAAGCGGGAATAAAATTTTGAAGAGAATTCCTCAGCATGAAGAACAGCCGGGGGAAAGGTCAGCTTGGATGATTCTGGATAATCATGTTTTACCAGGGGTAATTCAGCAATTTAACAAGATCAGACACTGTTTCACCCCGGAGGTAACTTAGCGATTTTTTTACAGTTAATTCACTATTTCACCCCGGAGGAAGATCAGCGACTCAAAAATTAAGTCACAATTTCATCCTGGAGGAAACTCAGTATAATCATGTTTTATCAGGGGTAATTCAGCAATTTAACAGGTTCAGACACTGTTTCACCCCGGAGGAGGCTCAGCGACTCAAAAATTAAGTCACAATTTCATCCTGGAGGAGACTCAGCATAATCATGTTTTATCAAGGGGTAATTCAGGAATTTAACAGGTTCAGTCACTGTTTCACCCCGGAGGTAACTTAGCGATTTTTACAGTTAATTCACTCTTTCACCCCAGAGGTAACACTCCCCATCCTCTCCTTCTCCCCATCCACAAAAGAAATCACCTGAGGAAAAAAGGAGCGAAAGTGATGCTCAATTGCCTCATGATGTTCCACGATATCCTCCCAGGCCCCTGAAATCGACACAGTGCTGTTAATACGGTTCTGAAGCCTATCGAATACAATTTTGAGCTGCTCGATTCCGCAGTAAGCCCGCAAGGCATCATGGCTGATCAGCCTCTGAGTAAATCTCTGGTATCGTACCGGCATCCCGGGAGGAAGATCACTTAGATAGCTGTAGGACTGCCTGATAAAATCATCAAAAGAAAGATCACTGTATAAACTCCAGTGTTTTGTAAGAAAGTAATCGAAGGCGATATCGATTATCACTCTTGACCAGTGGCGATATTTACTGAATAAATGATGGCAGGCAGAGGCAACATCGCTATGAGAGTCGGTAAAGGAATCGATCCTGCGATGAAGAATTATGGCTGAGGCGATCTCCTCCTCGAAATGCAGACTTAGCCTGCTTGAAGGAATCCTGGTGAAATCTGCCAGAAGACTTCCTATAGCACTGCCCTGCCCCTGTTTGGCCAGTAAAAGATGTGCCAGGTAATTCATATTGATTATGATACATCAGGAACACACCGATGAGCTTCTTTTTTTTAAACAAACCGCCATCGATATGACCACTATAAGCAGAATTGCAAAAAAGAGAGGAAACAAAATAAAGACTGTCCTTTGCATCCGGTTGGTCAATTCTCTGAGCAGAAGTGTGATATCGTTGAGTATACTCTCCACCTCTCCTTCAAGCAGATCCGATTCCCGTGATGGAGTAGCTTTGCTGTGATCGTGTTCCAGATTCATGCAAACCTGCCTCTTGTAAATTTTAAATCTCCCTCCAGGACCTCACGGGTCCTCTTCAGCGGAACCTTTACCCGTTTTCTCCAGGAAATAATTGCCACAATGGCACTGAGCAGCAGTAGAACTCCACTGACAATGAGTCCCGCTGCCCAGCCCGGAAGAATCTCCGAGAGAGCAAGAATCAGAGTAACCAGAAGCATGCTTATGGTTAGTAACACCAGGACCGCAGCTATCCCCAGGCCACTTAGCATGAAAACTTCTGATCTTATGTCAGCCCGTAACTCTGTTTTAGCCAGCTCGATCTCCTTCCTCATCAATCTGGAAAACTGGGTCCAGATTTCTTTTATCACCTGAGGCAAGGAAAGATTGGAAACTCTGCCTTCTCTATCGTTTAATTGATCGCTGTTGCCTTGCATTGTAAATGTCCTTGTACGGATACCTGTCCAGGAAGAACTGACATCTTTTGATGCAATTCACAGGCCATTAGATACTTACATCTCTATGGCATAACCGTTGCATCTTTTTAGTTATGTACTAAAGAAAGGGAGACAATCGTGGATCTGTTTACAGAAGACGATCTTCGGGAATTGATTTCCGTTCATTTTGATAACTGTATCTCCATCTATCTGCCCACAATAAGGAGTGGGGCTGAGATGCAGCAGAATCCAATCCGTTTCAAGAATCAGGTAACTGAAGCAGAGAAACAGCTTATGGAGCGGGGGCTTAGGCGCGCAACAGCAGCAACACTGCTCGATCCAGCAAAGAGACTCCTGGAAAATGAGGCATTCTGGCAGAAACAGGGTGATGGGATGGCAGTCTTTATTGCCCTTGGAATCTTCAAGGTCTACAGGCTTCCGGTTTCTTTTCACCAGATCACCAACATCGCTCCATCTTTTCACCTTAAACCCATCCTCTCCTCCCTTACAGGTAATACCAGATTTTACCTCCTCGACCTGAACATCGATAGGGTCCGGCTTTTTGCCGGCTCCAGATTTTCCTTTTTCCAGATTCGTTCCGATAAGATTCCTGCAGGCATTAAAGAGACCCTGCAATTTGATATCATGGACAGCAGAACTCAGTTCGCAAGTAAGCCATCGATGGCCTCCAATAACAACATAACCGTTTTTGGATACGGGCGAATCACAGACAATAGAAAAGCCTTAATAAAAGCCTATTACGACCAGGTGAGTAAAGCCGTAACAGAAATTATACAGAACACAAATGCCCCTCTGCTTCTCATCGGGACCGATTACCTCCATTCCCTCTACAAAGAAGCTAACCAATACTGGAATCTTATCGAAGACGGAATTCAGATCAACCCTCAGAACTTGACCGATGAGGAGATCTTTCATCTCGCCTGGCCTGTTGTAGAACCCCTCTTCCAATCCAACCGTCTGCGTGACACAAACCTCTACAAGCAGCTCTCTGGTGAACAAAAACCGATAGCAGTAAACGATTTGAAAACAATTGTGTCAGGCTCGATGCATGGAAGAATCGGGACTCTCTTTATTAAAAACGGAACCACGAATGTCTGGGGAAAATTCAAGGAGGACAAGCTGGATATTGAGGTTCACGATGAGAAAAAACCCGGTGACGAAGATCTGCTTGATAAAGCGGCGATAAACACCATGCTGCGTGGCGGAACAGTTTATATCGTAGAACCCGAGGACATGCCGGACAGAACACCGGCTGCAGCTATTATGCGCTATTAACCTTGATCCAATTGATTAAAGAAGTATTGCTTTACAAAATATTTCGATACCGATGCCGATTCCGAAGATGGAGGAGGTGATCAGAAGGTATAAAAAAACTCCCTGCGAAGATCCTCAAGAACAGTCTGGTAGTTTTCAACAGATGAATCTCTCTGTCCTGAAATAAAACTCCTGAAAACCATAAACCTGGGATTCTCACCAAACAAAGGCGTAACTACGGCAAGAGTCTCCCCCGCCCTCTCGAATGCTCCGGCAATCCGGTAGATAATACACAACCCCAGATATGCTTCAAGATTACCCTCCACAATTATTTTTATACTCTTCTCAAATTCGTGAAGCGAATCAATAAGCTTTCCGGCTTTCAGGTAACACTTGCCGGCCATGTTTCTTATCTCAGGACGATCACCGTGTTTCAATAGCGCATCTTGAATTACAGCAAAAGCCTCTTCGAGACGATTCTGTTCAGTCAAAATTCGGATAAGCCTGAGATACGCCTTGATACTTGCAGCCCTGAAATCCACTCCGACCTGGCCCGGTCTTGCCTCTGAAGTGCATATCTTGCGAAGAATCGATATGGATTCCTCGATCTCTCCGCTCATCTCCTGAGCCACAGCGAGACTGAAAAGAGTATCAGTGCGCCAGGAAGAGATTTCAGATGCCTCTTTCAGATAC comes from Fibrobacter sp. and encodes:
- a CDS encoding RNA-binding protein: MSQKLYIGNLPYRTTESDVRKFFSKYEPIHSVVLISDRESGRPRGFGFIELEDANADSAIAELSDTMFGGRNLRISRARDRENVGRAQQFNRV
- a CDS encoding phage holin family protein; the protein is MQGNSDQLNDREGRVSNLSLPQVIKEIWTQFSRLMRKEIELAKTELRADIRSEVFMLSGLGIAAVLVLLTISMLLVTLILALSEILPGWAAGLIVSGVLLLLSAIVAIISWRKRVKVPLKRTREVLEGDLKFTRGRFA
- a CDS encoding lysophospholipid acyltransferase family protein; this encodes MNSNKIKYNIEYLLLRTLQEFLSLIPRTAALKIGEISGLLLYYSGVCRKIALKNMEHVGLWDSSQLKKILRDLYLNIGRYASDFLRKSSKLPPYTIQDYHYVDSAMAQGKGLIVLLAHYGNWEFLAEVFGRMVNDLNVVAKPMKNEIVDRWLAEKRDGASVKTIFTHQALRKMMEVMKRNGIVAILIDQHAGKHGTMVPFLGKEANTVRTVAGIARKTGCEVLAISAIMEKGENSYKIVLEKPQPPDLACKSEDECIAEYQRIHNEIISEWIRKRPEHWFGWFHKRFRGIISYP
- a CDS encoding DUF479 domain-containing protein gives rise to the protein MNYLAHLLLAKQGQGSAIGSLLADFTRIPSSRLSLHFEEEIASAIILHRRIDSFTDSHSDVASACHHLFSKYRHWSRVIIDIAFDYFLTKHWSLYSDLSFDDFIRQSYSYLSDLPPGMPVRYQRFTQRLISHDALRAYCGIEQLKIVFDRLQNRINSTVSISGAWEDIVEHHEAIEHHFRSFFPQVISFVDGEKERMGSVTSGVKE